Below is a window of Clostridium sp. JN-1 DNA.
ATGGATGCCCATTTAAAGGAAATATGGGAAAAAACTTTAAACATAATAAAAGGAGAATTGACCGAAGTAAGTTTCAATACATGGATTAAAAGCATAACTCCTATTTCTATTGATAAAGATACATTAAAATTAGGCGTTCCAAATGATTTTACACGCGGAATATTAAATACAAGATATAAGGATCTTATTTCAAATTCATTAAAATTAATAGGTTCTAAAAAATATACTATAGATTTTCTTATATTATCGGAAGAGGATACATCTGATGACTCCAAAAGCAAAAAAGTGAAAAAAAGTTCTATTAATATTTCTGTAAATGAAAAAATGTCTGCAATGTTAAATCCTAAATATACTTTTGATTCTTTTGTAATAGGTAATAGTAATAGATTTGCCCATGCAGCATCCTTAGCTGTTGCAGAAGCACCCGCTAAGGCTTATAACCCTCTTTTTATATATGGAGGCGTTGGACTTGGTAAAACTCACTTAATGCATGCAATAGGTCATTACATATTACAAAATAATTCTAAATGTAAAGTTATGTATGTTTCTTCAGAAAAGTTTACTAATGAACTTATAAACTCTATAAAAGACGATAAAAATGTAGAGTTTAGAGATAAGTACAGAAACATAGATGTGCTTCTTATAGATGATATTCAATTTATTGCAGGCAAGGAAAGAACTCAAGAAGAATTTTTCCATACATTTAACGCTCTATACGAAGCAAACAAACAAATAATATTATCAAGTGACAGACCACCTAAAGAAATACCTACTCTTGAAGATAGATTACGCTCTCGTTTTGAATGGGGACTTATAGCTGATATACAAGCTCCTGATTTTGAAACAAGAATGGCAATACTCAAAAAAAAGGCTGATGTAGAACATTTAAATATACCTAATGAGGTTATGGTATACATAGCTACAAAAATTAAATCAAACATAAGAGAATTAGAAGGTGCTTTAATTAGAATAGTAGCATTTTCTTCTTTAACTAATAGTGAAATAAGTATTGAATTAGCTGCAGAAGCACTAAAAGATATAATATCAAGCAGACAATCCAAATTAGTTACCATAGAATTAATCCAGGACGTTGTATCAAATTACTTCAACTTAAAAGTAGAAGATCTTAAGTCTTCTAGAAGGACTAGAAGCATAGCTTTCCCAAGACAAATAGCTATGTATCTCTCTAGAAAATTAACAGATATGTCACTTCCTAAGATAGGTGAAGAATTTGGAGGTAGGGATCATACTACAGTAATACATGCTTATGATAAAATATCTCAAAATTTAAAGACTGATGAAAGTCTGCAAAGTGCAGTAAATGATTTAACAAAGAGGATTAATCAAAAATAGTTATCAACATGTGTTTATAATTTTTAAAGAATATCCTGTTAATAAAAAATCAATACTTAGTTAAATGTTAATTGTGTGGATAAAGTTACATAAATATGTTTTACTTATCCACAATTATTTTTTTCTATTTTCTAGTGTTTTCAACGGATTAACAAGATATTAACATAATCACAGCCCCTACTACTATTACTACTAATATAATCTTATTATCTTATCTATATTTACAAAAAGGTATGCTGTGAATAAGGAGGATATAATTAATGAAATTTGTGTGCAATAAAAGTATACTTCAAAATGGAATATCAATAGTTCAAAAATCAATTACAGGAAAATCTTCACTGCCTATATTAAATGGTATTTTGATAACAGCATTAGATGGTAAACTAACTTTAATAGGATCAGATATAGACTTAAGTATCCAAACTAAAGTAGAAGCTGAAGTATATGAAGAAGGCAGCATTGTATTAGATTCAAAAATATTTGGAGAAATAATAAGAAAGTTACCAAATGATGATATACATATAAATACCATAAATAATAATTCAGTAGAAATACTATGTCAAAAATCAAGATTTACTTTAATATATATGGATCCATCTGACTTTCCACCATTACCTAGTATTAATGAAAATGATATATTTTCTATACCTCAAAAAATACTTAAAAATATGATAAAAAGTACTATATTTGCTACTGCTATAGATGAAACTAGACCAATACTTACAGGAGTTTTATTTGAAATAAAAGAAAAAAAGTTAAATTTAGTTGCACTAGATGGTTATAGATTAGCCTTAAAATCAGAAAATCTAGATACTGATAATACTATAAATGCAGTAATACCAGGAAAAACATTAAGTGAAGTATCAAAAATATTAGAAGAAAAAGACGATGTAAAAATTACATTTACACCTAATCACATTTTATTTAACATAAATGAAACTAAAATAATATCTCGACTTTTAGAAGGTGAATTTATTAAATACAATTCAATAATACCAAACGAATTTAACCTAAAAGTAACAGCAAAAAGAGTAGAGTTATTAAATTCTATAGAGAGAGCTTCATTAATGGCTCAAGAAGGTAATACAAACCTTATAAAATTGAGTATACAAGATGAAAGTATGATTATAACATCTAATTCTCAATTGGGAATGGTCAGAGAAGAAACAAGTATAATTTTGCAAGGAGACTCACTTGAAATTGCATTTAATTCAAAATACTTAATAGATGTATTGAAAACTATGGATGAAGATGAGATAATCATGGAATTTTCAAGCAGTATAAGTCCTTGTATTATAAAGAATAGAGAAGTAGATAATTGTATATATCTTGTTTTGCCTGTAAGGTTATCAAAAAATTAATTTTAAGTAGGAGATAGTTTAAATGAATGAAATTAAAATAAATACAGACTTTATAAAATTAGATTCTTTTTTAAAATGGTGCGGTGCGGTAAGTTTAGGCTCGGAAGCTAAAATGCATATATTATCTGGAAATGTAAAGGTCAATGGAAGTATTGAGACTCGAAGAGGAAAAAAGTTAGTAAAAGGTGACATAATTAACTTTTGTGACAATGATTATAAAATTATTTAGTTAGGAGTTAATTTTATTGTTAATTGTACAATAGCTGCTTTATGGTATAATTATGATAGGTGTTTTTTATGTATATTAAATATTTAAAATTCGTCAATTTTAGAAATTATAAAGAAACCAATATTGAATTAAATAAAAATACGAATATTTTTATAGGAGATAATGCCCAGGGCAAAACAAATATTCTAGAAGGGATTTACTACTGCAGTATAGGAAAGTCCCAAAGGACTAGTAGAGATAAAGAACTCATAAATTGGAATGGAAAAGAAGCCTATCTTAGTTTATATGTTGTCAAAGACAGGTTAGATAAAAAAATAGAAATTAAAATATTTAAAGAAGGAAAAAAGGGTATAAATATAAACTCAATCAAAGTAAATAAAATGTCAGAACTTATGGGAGTTCTGAATGTTGTTATGTTTTCACCAGATGATTTAAAAATTGTTAAGGAATCACCAAGTTACAGAAGAAAGTTTTTAGATATAGAGCTTTGCAAATTAAGTAAAAGATATTATTTTAATTTACAGCAGTATAATAAAGTTTTAACTCAAAGAAATATGATATTAAAAAGTTCAAATCAAAAACAGCTTAATATGCTGGATATATATGATGAACAACTATCAAAGTATGGTTCGGAAATAATTAATTTAAGACATAAGTATGTAAAAAAACTTGAAGAAAAGGGTAAAATAATACATAAGGATATAACATCTGGAAAAGAAAAGTTAGAGTTGAATTATATAACTAATGTCGGTAATGTAGAAAATCCCAGAGAAAATATGTTAAAAAAATTAAAGGAAAGTAGGGCTAAAGATTTTCAAAGAAAGTCGACTTCGTTTGGTCCGCATAAAGATGATTTTGAAGTAAAGATTAATGACATGAATGTGAGAAACTATGGCTCTCAAGGACAGCAAAGAACGTCAGTTTTAACTATTAAATTTGCATCATTTGAAATAATAAAGGATGTAACAGGAGAGTACCCGGTGCTCCTTTTAGATGATGTCTTATCAGAACTTGATGCAAGTAGACAAAAGTATATATTGAATTCAATAAATAATATACAAACTTTTATAACATGTACTGGAATTGGAGATATAAAAAAGTATTTAAAAGATGAATATTATCTTTTTATTGTACAAAAAGGTAAGGTTAAAATGGCTTAAAGTTTCGAAAGGAGATTTTTTATGTTTTTACATTTAGGTGAAAATGTAGTTGTACCTATAAAGGATATAATTGGAATTTTTGATATGGAGACTTCAATGTACAGTTCTGATACCATTCAGTTTCTGAGGATGGCTGAAGAAGATGGTTTTATTGAGAGAATTACTAAAGATAAGCCTAAATCTTTTATCATAGCTGAAGTTGATAAGAAAAGTAAAATTTACCTGTCACCAATTTCTTCATCCACATTAGCTAAGAGATCAGAAACTCTGTATTATGAACTTTAAAGGAGGATGAGTATGTTAGAACAAAATAAGCAAGCATATGATGAAAGTCAAATTCAGGTTTTAGAAGGATTAGAAGCCGTTAGAAAAAGGCCTGGAATGTACATAGGGAGTACAAGTCAAACAGGACTTCATCATTTAGTGTATGAAATAATAGATAATAGTATAGATGAAGCTCTAGCGGGATTTTGCAAAAATATAGAAGTTTACATACATCTTGATAACTCAATAACTGTAGTAGACGATGGGCGAGGAATGCCTGTAGGTATGCATCCTAAAATGAAAAAACCTACTGTAGAAGTTATAATGACCATACTTCATGCAGGTGGCAAGTTTGGTGGAGGCGGATACAAGGTTTCTGGTGGTTTGCATGGTGTAGGAGCATCTGTTGTAAATGCACTTTCAGAAGTATGTGAAGTTGAAGTAAAAAGAGAAGGACATGTATGGAAACAAGTTTATAAAAGAGGAAAAGCGGTAACAGGACTAGATATAATTGGTGATAGTTGTGAACATGGTACTAAAATTTACTTTAAACCTGATAGTGAAATATTTGAAGAGACAGAATATGATTATGATACTTTAGTAAAGAGAATAAGGGAATTAGCGTTTTTAAACAAAGGTATAAGAATAACTCTAAGTGATGAAAGAAATGATAAAAAAGAAACTTTCCACTATGAAGGTGGAATAAAGTCTTTTATAAAATACTTAAATAGAAATAAGCAGGTAATTCATAAGGAACCAATATACGTTGAAGGAATTAAAAATGATTGTTCAGTTGAAATGGCATTTCAATACAACGATAGCTATACTGAAAACATATTTGCTTTTGCAAATAATATAGATACTATTGAAGGTGGAACACATTTAGCAGGATTTAAATCTGCGTTAACAAGAGTATTTAATGACTATGCAAAAAAGTTTGGAATATTAAAGGAAAACGATAAAAACCTTGCAGGAGAAGATATAAGAGAAGGACTTACAGCTGTTATATCTGTTAAATTAATGGATCCACAATTTGAGGGGCAGACTAAGACAAAGTTGGGAAATAGTGAAGTACGTGGAATAGTTGACAATGTATTAGGTGAAAATGTTAGTGCCTTTCTAGAAGAAAATCCTCAAGTTGCTAAGGCAATCTTAGATAAGTCGTTATTGGCATCTCATGCCAGGGAAGCAGCTAGACGTGCTAAGGAAATTACAAGGAGAAAATCTGTTTTGGAGAATACTTCTCTTCCTGGAAAACTTGCAGATTGTTCATCTAAAGATCCATCGGAATGTGAAATTTACTTGGTTGAGGGTGATTCAGCCGGAGGATCTGCAAAACAAGGGAGAAATAGAAACTTCCAAGCAATTCTTCCTTTGCGTGGTAAAATAATGAATGTAGAAAAACAAAGAATAGATAAGATACTAGGCTATGCGGAAATAAGAGCAATGATAACAGCATTTGGAGCTGGTATAGGAAAAGACTTTGACATAGAAAAGATAAGGTACGACAAGATAATAATGATGACAGATGCCGATGTAGATGGAGCTCATATAAGAACACTCTTATTGACATTTTTCTTTAGGTATATGAGAGAGTTAGTTGAACAAGGACACGTCTATATTGCACAACCTCCTCTTTACAAGGTTAGTAAAAGTAAGAAAGAGATATACGCTTATTCAGACAAGGAATTAGAAGTAGTACTTAAAGAGTTTGGTGGAAAAGACTCTAATACTAATATTCAAAGATACAAAGGTCTTGGAGAAATGGATGCTGCACAACTATGGGATACTACTATGGATCCTGAAAAGAGAACTCTTCTTAGAGTTAATGTTGATGATGCTATGGCTGCTGATCAAATTTTTACTGTACTTATGGGTGATAAAGTTGAGCCCCGTAGAGAATTTATCCAGCAAAATGCTAAAAATGTTGTAAACTTAGATATATAAAGAGGTGGAATAGATGTTTGATGAAGGAAAAATTTTACCAGTAGACATTAGTAGTGAAATGAAAAAATGTTATATAGATTATGCTATGAGTGTTATAGTTGGCCGTGCACTTCCTGATGTAAGAGATGGTTTAAAGCCTGTTCATAGAAGAATTTTATATTCTATGCATGAACTTGGTATTACACCTGATAAGGGTTATAGAAAATGTGCTAGAATTGTCGGAGATGTTTTAGGTAAATATCACCCACATGGAGATTCATCTGTCTATGATGCTCTTGTTAGATTAGCTCAAGATTTTTCTATAAGATATACTTTAGTTGATGGTCATGGAAATTTTGGTTCAGTAGATGGAGATAGTGCAGCTGCAATGAGATATACTGAAGCAAAATTAAGCAAGATTTCCATGGAAATGATTAGGGACATAAATAAAAATACTGTTGATTTTATGCCTAACTTTGATGGTGAAGAACAAGAGCCTACTGTACTGCCTTCAAGATTTCCTAATTTACTTGTTAATGGTTCAGCAGGCATTGCCGTGGGTATGGCAACTAATATACCTCCGCATAATCTAAATGAAGTTATAAATGGAATAGTTATGCTCATAGATAATCCTGAAGTTACAATAGATGAACTTATGACTCAAATAAAGGGTCCTGATTTTCCTACAGCTGGTGTAATTATAGGTGTTTCTGGAATAAGGTCAGCTTATAATACAGGTAGAGGAAAAATATTAGTAAGGGCTAAAACAGATATAGAAGAAGACGAAAAAGGAAAAAACAAAATAATAATAAATGAACTTCCATATCAGGTAAATAAGGCAAAGTTAATAGAAAACATTGCAGACTTAGTTAAAAATAAAAAAATACAAGGAATTTCAGACATTAGAGATGAAAGTGACAGAGAAGGCATGAGAGTTGTAATAGAACTTAAGAGAGATGTAAATGCAAATATAGTTCTAAATCAACTTTATAAGCATACTAAACTTCAAGATACATTTGGTGTAATAATGCTTGCATTGGTTAACAATGAGACTAAAGTTCTAAATTTAAAGGAAATATTAGTACACTATTTAGACTTTCAAAAAGAAATTATAAGAAGAAGGACTAAGTTTGATTTAGATAAAGCTTTAGCTCGTGCACATATTTTAGAAGGATTGAAGATAGCATTAGACAACATAGATGAAGTAATAAAACTAATTAGGGGATCAAAAACTGGTCAGGAAGCTAAAATTGGTCTTATAAGTAGATTTGAACTTTCTGAAAAACAAGCACAGGCTATTTTGGATATGAGACTGCAAAGGCTTACTGGATTAGAAAGAGAAAAAATTGAGCAAGAGTATAGTGAGCTTGAAAAAAGTATTGCACACTTTAACGATATACTAGCAAGAGAAGAATTAGTACTAGACATAATAAAAGAAGAGCTCATAGAGATAAAAAACAAATATGGCGATGAGAGAAGAACTAAGATAGAACAAAGTGCGGATGAAATAAATATTGAAGATCTAATACATGAGGAAGATGTAGTAATAACCCTTACTCATAGTGGTTACATAAAGAGAATATTAGCAGATACTTATTCATCCCAAAAAAGAGGTGGAAAAGGAATACAGGCAATGACTACAAAAGAAGATGATTTTGTAGAACATATATTCATAACGTCCACACATAATAACATATTATTTTTCACAAATAAAGGTAGAGTATATAAATTAAAGGCTTATGAAATACCTGAAGCAGGAAGAACAGCTAAGGGTACAAATTTAATAAATTTAATACCAATAGGACCTAATGAAAAGATTCAGGCCGTTATAACATTTAAAGAATTTGATGAAAAAAATTACTTTATAATGGGAACAAGAAAAGGACTAATTAAGAAAACTCAAATAAGTAAATATTCCTCTATAAGAAAAACAGGATTAAATGCAATAAATTTAAAAGATGGAGATGAACTTATAGGAGTAAGAATGACAACAGGAGAAAGTGAAGTCTTGGTATTTACTAGAAATGGATATGCCATAAGATTTAGCGAGAAAGATGTTAGACCTATGGGCAGAATAGCAACAGGTGTTAAGGCTATAACTTTAAGAGATGGTGATATAGCTGTTGCTATGGAGATTGTAGATACTCAAGGAGACATTCTTGTTGTAAGTGAAAATGGATTTGGAAAGAGAACATCTGTAGATGAATATACTCCTCACAAAAGAGGCGGAAAAGGCATGATAACCTACAAAGTAAGTGAAAAAACTGGTCATATAGTTGGTGCAAGAGTAGTTAAAGATGAAGATGAAATAATGCTTATAAATAGTAGTAATGTAGCTATAAGAATAAATGCAGCTGATATTTCAATTACTAGTAGAAATACAATGGGTGTTACACTTATGAAAACGCAAGAAGAACAAAAAGTAGTAGCTATGGCTAAAATAAATAATGAGAATGAATAAAAAAAACATCCTTTTAAATTGGCTTATACACTTAAGTATAGGCCAATTTTTAGTTCTACAAGGTAGATAAACATTTCCTAGTGTATCAACATATAAAAAAATGAGAAATATGAAGAAAAATAAAGTATAAGTAATATATATTCAAGTATATATCAAAATAATTTATACATTTAAGAACAAGTTTGATATAATAACACTTGTCGCTTACGAGTGGCAAAACATTAAGACTTAAAAATAATTAAATTAATATATTGACAAGTTAATTTTATTATGTTAAGATTTAAAAGTCGCTTGATTGTGACAAATAACTTATTAAAAAAAAGTTATTGACAAGTTTTAATGTATGTGATAACATATAGAAGTCGCTTAAATAAAGCGATGATGAACCTTGAAAAT
It encodes the following:
- the dnaA gene encoding chromosomal replication initiator protein DnaA; this translates as MDAHLKEIWEKTLNIIKGELTEVSFNTWIKSITPISIDKDTLKLGVPNDFTRGILNTRYKDLISNSLKLIGSKKYTIDFLILSEEDTSDDSKSKKVKKSSINISVNEKMSAMLNPKYTFDSFVIGNSNRFAHAASLAVAEAPAKAYNPLFIYGGVGLGKTHLMHAIGHYILQNNSKCKVMYVSSEKFTNELINSIKDDKNVEFRDKYRNIDVLLIDDIQFIAGKERTQEEFFHTFNALYEANKQIILSSDRPPKEIPTLEDRLRSRFEWGLIADIQAPDFETRMAILKKKADVEHLNIPNEVMVYIATKIKSNIRELEGALIRIVAFSSLTNSEISIELAAEALKDIISSRQSKLVTIELIQDVVSNYFNLKVEDLKSSRRTRSIAFPRQIAMYLSRKLTDMSLPKIGEEFGGRDHTTVIHAYDKISQNLKTDESLQSAVNDLTKRINQK
- the dnaN gene encoding DNA polymerase III subunit beta, with amino-acid sequence MKFVCNKSILQNGISIVQKSITGKSSLPILNGILITALDGKLTLIGSDIDLSIQTKVEAEVYEEGSIVLDSKIFGEIIRKLPNDDIHINTINNNSVEILCQKSRFTLIYMDPSDFPPLPSINENDIFSIPQKILKNMIKSTIFATAIDETRPILTGVLFEIKEKKLNLVALDGYRLALKSENLDTDNTINAVIPGKTLSEVSKILEEKDDVKITFTPNHILFNINETKIISRLLEGEFIKYNSIIPNEFNLKVTAKRVELLNSIERASLMAQEGNTNLIKLSIQDESMIITSNSQLGMVREETSIILQGDSLEIAFNSKYLIDVLKTMDEDEIIMEFSSSISPCIIKNREVDNCIYLVLPVRLSKN
- the yaaA gene encoding S4 domain-containing protein YaaA, producing MNEIKINTDFIKLDSFLKWCGAVSLGSEAKMHILSGNVKVNGSIETRRGKKLVKGDIINFCDNDYKII
- the recF gene encoding DNA replication/repair protein RecF: MYIKYLKFVNFRNYKETNIELNKNTNIFIGDNAQGKTNILEGIYYCSIGKSQRTSRDKELINWNGKEAYLSLYVVKDRLDKKIEIKIFKEGKKGININSIKVNKMSELMGVLNVVMFSPDDLKIVKESPSYRRKFLDIELCKLSKRYYFNLQQYNKVLTQRNMILKSSNQKQLNMLDIYDEQLSKYGSEIINLRHKYVKKLEEKGKIIHKDITSGKEKLELNYITNVGNVENPRENMLKKLKESRAKDFQRKSTSFGPHKDDFEVKINDMNVRNYGSQGQQRTSVLTIKFASFEIIKDVTGEYPVLLLDDVLSELDASRQKYILNSINNIQTFITCTGIGDIKKYLKDEYYLFIVQKGKVKMA
- a CDS encoding extracellular matrix/biofilm biosynthesis regulator RemA family protein, which translates into the protein MFLHLGENVVVPIKDIIGIFDMETSMYSSDTIQFLRMAEEDGFIERITKDKPKSFIIAEVDKKSKIYLSPISSSTLAKRSETLYYEL
- the gyrB gene encoding DNA topoisomerase (ATP-hydrolyzing) subunit B, which gives rise to MLEQNKQAYDESQIQVLEGLEAVRKRPGMYIGSTSQTGLHHLVYEIIDNSIDEALAGFCKNIEVYIHLDNSITVVDDGRGMPVGMHPKMKKPTVEVIMTILHAGGKFGGGGYKVSGGLHGVGASVVNALSEVCEVEVKREGHVWKQVYKRGKAVTGLDIIGDSCEHGTKIYFKPDSEIFEETEYDYDTLVKRIRELAFLNKGIRITLSDERNDKKETFHYEGGIKSFIKYLNRNKQVIHKEPIYVEGIKNDCSVEMAFQYNDSYTENIFAFANNIDTIEGGTHLAGFKSALTRVFNDYAKKFGILKENDKNLAGEDIREGLTAVISVKLMDPQFEGQTKTKLGNSEVRGIVDNVLGENVSAFLEENPQVAKAILDKSLLASHAREAARRAKEITRRKSVLENTSLPGKLADCSSKDPSECEIYLVEGDSAGGSAKQGRNRNFQAILPLRGKIMNVEKQRIDKILGYAEIRAMITAFGAGIGKDFDIEKIRYDKIIMMTDADVDGAHIRTLLLTFFFRYMRELVEQGHVYIAQPPLYKVSKSKKEIYAYSDKELEVVLKEFGGKDSNTNIQRYKGLGEMDAAQLWDTTMDPEKRTLLRVNVDDAMAADQIFTVLMGDKVEPRREFIQQNAKNVVNLDI
- the gyrA gene encoding DNA gyrase subunit A produces the protein MFDEGKILPVDISSEMKKCYIDYAMSVIVGRALPDVRDGLKPVHRRILYSMHELGITPDKGYRKCARIVGDVLGKYHPHGDSSVYDALVRLAQDFSIRYTLVDGHGNFGSVDGDSAAAMRYTEAKLSKISMEMIRDINKNTVDFMPNFDGEEQEPTVLPSRFPNLLVNGSAGIAVGMATNIPPHNLNEVINGIVMLIDNPEVTIDELMTQIKGPDFPTAGVIIGVSGIRSAYNTGRGKILVRAKTDIEEDEKGKNKIIINELPYQVNKAKLIENIADLVKNKKIQGISDIRDESDREGMRVVIELKRDVNANIVLNQLYKHTKLQDTFGVIMLALVNNETKVLNLKEILVHYLDFQKEIIRRRTKFDLDKALARAHILEGLKIALDNIDEVIKLIRGSKTGQEAKIGLISRFELSEKQAQAILDMRLQRLTGLEREKIEQEYSELEKSIAHFNDILAREELVLDIIKEELIEIKNKYGDERRTKIEQSADEINIEDLIHEEDVVITLTHSGYIKRILADTYSSQKRGGKGIQAMTTKEDDFVEHIFITSTHNNILFFTNKGRVYKLKAYEIPEAGRTAKGTNLINLIPIGPNEKIQAVITFKEFDEKNYFIMGTRKGLIKKTQISKYSSIRKTGLNAINLKDGDELIGVRMTTGESEVLVFTRNGYAIRFSEKDVRPMGRIATGVKAITLRDGDIAVAMEIVDTQGDILVVSENGFGKRTSVDEYTPHKRGGKGMITYKVSEKTGHIVGARVVKDEDEIMLINSSNVAIRINAADISITSRNTMGVTLMKTQEEQKVVAMAKINNENE